In one window of Reinekea forsetii DNA:
- a CDS encoding DASH family cryptochrome gives MNKVGLFWFNHDLRVDDNAALLRAAAEVDTLICLYCAETLVTGPGSKLPAGLSAHRREFLFASLEDLDAQLNHYGQRLVVRLESPLEAIAQLITVHNITHLYRSNHVGHYENTLWQTLAKRYSQLSFTECHTHTLFEPAQLPFALDQLPDSFSGFRRLIERQKITTLIAAPLAAPSSLPAPARVADLAWQTVWQEHFPASTDTSPLFTGGAHAGQAHLRGYFARDLASDYKQTRNGLDGLDYSTKFSPWLANGSLSVRRILQQLQQYEARVGANDSTYWIFFELLWREYFQWYGHKYSQRLFAFAGINQSAPATSFYPERFKKWCVGNTPYPLINACMKSLNATGYLSNRGRQLVASCFVHELGLDWRHGAAYLEEQLIDYDVASNWGNWQYLAGVGADPRGHRHFDLRKQAKIYDPDGEFVQRWASDQTLLPLDSVDAVGWPI, from the coding sequence ATGAACAAGGTCGGCCTGTTTTGGTTTAACCATGATCTTCGTGTAGACGATAACGCCGCACTCTTGCGGGCTGCGGCTGAAGTCGACACGCTAATCTGCCTGTACTGCGCAGAAACCTTAGTAACCGGGCCGGGCTCGAAGCTGCCGGCCGGGCTATCAGCCCATCGGCGAGAGTTTTTATTTGCGTCACTGGAAGATTTAGACGCCCAGCTCAACCACTACGGTCAGAGGTTGGTGGTCCGCCTAGAGTCTCCTCTGGAGGCCATTGCGCAACTGATCACCGTGCATAACATTACCCATCTCTATCGCTCTAACCATGTCGGCCACTATGAAAACACTCTTTGGCAGACCTTGGCGAAGCGCTACAGCCAACTTAGCTTCACCGAATGCCATACCCATACCCTGTTTGAGCCGGCGCAACTGCCCTTCGCGCTGGACCAATTGCCCGATAGTTTTTCCGGTTTTCGGCGCCTGATTGAGCGGCAAAAAATCACTACGTTGATCGCGGCGCCACTTGCTGCGCCCAGCTCACTGCCTGCGCCCGCGCGAGTAGCCGATCTGGCCTGGCAAACGGTTTGGCAAGAACACTTCCCCGCCAGCACCGACACCTCGCCTCTGTTTACTGGAGGAGCTCATGCCGGACAGGCGCATCTTAGAGGTTACTTCGCCCGGGATCTGGCAAGCGATTATAAGCAGACGCGCAATGGCTTAGATGGCCTGGATTATTCGACAAAATTCTCACCCTGGCTGGCCAACGGCTCGCTCTCGGTGCGCCGTATTCTGCAGCAGCTGCAACAATATGAAGCACGGGTCGGCGCCAATGATTCGACCTACTGGATTTTCTTTGAACTGCTATGGCGTGAGTATTTTCAATGGTACGGCCACAAATATTCACAACGCCTATTTGCCTTTGCCGGCATTAACCAGAGCGCGCCGGCGACCAGCTTTTACCCAGAACGGTTCAAAAAATGGTGTGTCGGCAATACGCCCTACCCCCTTATTAACGCCTGTATGAAATCCCTCAATGCCACCGGCTATCTGTCCAATAGAGGCCGCCAATTGGTGGCCAGCTGCTTTGTGCATGAGCTCGGCTTAGACTGGCGTCATGGTGCGGCCTATTTGGAGGAACAGCTGATAGACTATGATGTTGCCTCGAACTGGGGCAATTGGCAGTATCTGGCGGGGGTCGGTGCCGACCCGCGCGGGCACCGCCACTTCGATTTGCGCAAACAGGCTAAAATTTATGACCCGGACGGTGAGTTTGTCCAACGCTGGGCCAGCGACCAAACGTTACTGCCCTTAGATTCAGTCGACGCCGTCGGTTGGCCGATCTAA